A genomic segment from Nitrosopumilus sp. K4 encodes:
- a CDS encoding CDGSH iron-sulfur domain-containing protein translates to MMTNVKIIATENGPLLVEVDGKTTVTLCRCGRSQTQPSCDGTHAKIGFKAPSSEIKVTE, encoded by the coding sequence ATGATGACAAATGTTAAAATCATAGCAACAGAGAACGGACCTCTGCTCGTAGAAGTGGATGGAAAGACCACAGTAACATTGTGCAGATGTGGAAGATCACAAACTCAACCTAGTTGTGATGGGACTCATGCCAAAATAGGATTCAAAGCACCCTCATCTGAAATCAAGGTTACTGAATAA
- a CDS encoding winged helix-turn-helix domain-containing protein: protein MINFENTSAEFLELASEVRLKILFELVEKPSRITTLAKKFNVSAQEIHRNFERMVNTGLISKQKDNNYGLTTFGRAMCTQIHSVSYLSQNKKYFSNHGFGNLSPKFLRRIGDLSNSEEITGVAKVLETWKKIYRSADEYIFNVLDETPLDLIELMIKRVKRGTKYRHIISENASIPKGRKKLLEKSGFYPLLESEKIQRRMLNSVQVSVILNENSAALMFPDLTGKPDLRSMFYSKDESFHEWCLDYFKHCWNISDPFKEFKLKE, encoded by the coding sequence ATGATTAATTTTGAAAATACTTCTGCAGAATTTCTAGAATTAGCAAGTGAGGTCAGGCTTAAGATTTTGTTTGAACTTGTTGAAAAACCCTCTAGGATAACTACTCTTGCAAAAAAATTTAATGTGTCTGCACAAGAAATTCATCGAAATTTTGAACGTATGGTAAATACTGGCTTAATATCAAAACAAAAAGACAACAATTATGGTTTAACAACTTTTGGAAGAGCAATGTGCACTCAAATTCATTCCGTATCTTATCTTTCTCAAAATAAAAAATACTTCTCAAATCATGGATTTGGAAACCTTTCGCCAAAATTTCTTAGAAGGATAGGTGATCTTAGCAACTCTGAAGAAATCACAGGTGTGGCCAAAGTGCTTGAAACTTGGAAGAAAATATATCGCTCAGCAGACGAATACATCTTCAATGTATTAGATGAGACTCCTCTTGATCTTATTGAATTGATGATAAAACGCGTAAAACGAGGCACTAAATACCGCCATATAATATCTGAAAATGCTTCTATCCCAAAGGGAAGAAAGAAACTACTTGAAAAATCTGGATTTTACCCACTACTTGAATCTGAAAAAATCCAGAGACGTATGCTAAATTCTGTGCAAGTATCTGTAATTCTTAATGAAAATTCTGCTGCATTGATGTTTCCTGACCTGACTGGAAAACCCGATCTTCGTTCAATGTTTTACAGTAAAGACGAGTCATTTCATGAATGGTGTTTGGATTACTTTAAGCACTGTTGGAATATCTCTGACCCATTTAAGGAATTTAAATTAAAAGAATAA
- the thpD gene encoding ectoine hydroxylase gives MSKSKFEMDFYPTRTNSESKIISRTDPVVYDDSYDPLSKEQVEFFEKNGYLIFEDLFSSDEVDALFNELLSLSSDDTKKNMPQFILEETQRDVRSIFEIHKISKLYGRLCRDKRILKITQQLLGSRVYIHQSRVNLKPGFDGKEFYWHSDFETWHSEDGMPNMRAVSCSISLTKNYEFNGPLMVIPGSHKEFVSCSGKTPDEHYKQSLKRQEIGTPDKEILQKMVDKSEIISAKGGAGSVIFFDCNIMHGSNGNITPYPRSNAFFVYNSIHNKLVEPFCGLNPRPDYIAEREPVPLDPVENFLDS, from the coding sequence ATGTCTAAAAGTAAATTTGAAATGGATTTTTATCCAACAAGGACAAACTCTGAATCCAAAATAATCTCAAGAACTGATCCTGTTGTGTATGATGACTCTTATGATCCTCTTTCCAAAGAACAAGTGGAATTTTTTGAAAAGAATGGTTATCTGATCTTCGAGGATTTGTTTTCTTCTGATGAGGTAGATGCTTTATTTAACGAACTTTTATCGTTGTCTAGCGATGACACAAAAAAGAATATGCCTCAATTTATCTTAGAAGAGACACAACGAGATGTACGTTCAATTTTTGAAATTCATAAAATCAGTAAACTTTATGGTAGACTTTGCAGAGACAAGAGAATTTTAAAGATAACCCAACAACTCTTGGGAAGCAGAGTCTACATTCACCAATCGCGAGTAAATCTAAAGCCCGGATTTGACGGCAAAGAGTTCTACTGGCATTCAGACTTTGAAACCTGGCACTCTGAAGATGGTATGCCTAACATGCGTGCCGTATCGTGCTCAATTAGCCTTACTAAAAATTACGAGTTTAATGGACCTTTGATGGTAATTCCAGGTTCTCACAAGGAGTTTGTATCGTGTAGTGGTAAAACCCCTGATGAGCATTACAAACAATCACTGAAAAGGCAAGAGATAGGCACCCCTGATAAGGAAATATTGCAAAAAATGGTTGACAAAAGTGAGATTATATCTGCAAAAGGCGGTGCAGGCTCTGTGATCTTTTTTGATTGTAATATTATGCATGGCTCTAACGGAAACATCACTCCGTATCCCAGAAGCAACGCATTTTTTGTTTACAATAGCATTCACAATAAACTAGTTGAACCCTTCTGTGGCTTGAATCCGAGACCTGACTATATTGCAGAAAGAGAACCTGTTCCTCTAGATCCTGTTGAAAATTTTTTGGATTCATAG
- a CDS encoding ectoine synthase, producing MIVRNIESLRGTERQVDSKNWSSTRLILNDDNMGFSFHETILHPDTETKIWYKNHLEAVYCIEGIGEIEEDDGTKHKITPGTVYALNKHDKHILRAFSKMRMICVFNPALVGPETHDQEGVYPLLTTRDKNV from the coding sequence ATGATTGTAAGAAATATTGAGTCCCTTCGTGGAACAGAACGACAAGTGGACTCTAAAAACTGGTCCAGCACCAGACTCATTCTCAATGATGACAATATGGGTTTTTCATTTCATGAAACAATTCTTCATCCTGACACTGAAACAAAAATTTGGTACAAAAACCATCTTGAAGCAGTATATTGTATTGAAGGTATTGGCGAGATAGAAGAAGATGACGGAACAAAACACAAGATAACTCCTGGTACCGTTTATGCATTGAACAAACATGACAAACACATTCTTAGAGCGTTTTCAAAAATGAGGATGATTTGCGTATTCAATCCTGCATTGGTTGGGCCTGAAACTCATGATCAAGAAGGAGTGTATCCGTTACTTACAACAAGGGATAAAAATGTCTAA
- the ectB gene encoding diaminobutyrate--2-oxoglutarate transaminase, whose translation MKQINAIESQVRSYCRAYPVMFDKAKGPFLIDKDGKKYYDFLCGAGSLNYGHNNPILKKEIIDYLNEDGITHSLDLATKSKEEFLDSFSKIILAPRNLNYKVQFTGPTGTNAVEAALKIARKVTGRTNIISFTNGFHGVTLGSVAATGNSHHRGGAGTSLNDVTFMPYDGYMGKKTNTIDYLRRVLEDNSSGVDLPAAVILETVQGEGGINIASDKWLKSLQDLCHEFGILIIIDDIQVGCGRTGTFFSFENAGLEPDMVVLSKSLSGFGLPFSLLLLKPNLDKWKPGEHNGTFRGNNMAFLTAKTAIDYFWTTQELEAGIALKSNILKDRLENIAKEYISSEVEVRGKGMVYGIDCILEDLAGAIKQKCFENGLILETCGSDDQVVKLLPALTITENELQEGLDLLEKSVKQVMNQSDFQKKLENEIVEK comes from the coding sequence ATGAAACAAATCAACGCAATTGAATCTCAGGTAAGATCTTATTGCAGAGCATATCCTGTGATGTTTGATAAAGCTAAAGGCCCTTTCTTGATTGACAAGGATGGGAAAAAGTATTATGACTTTCTTTGTGGTGCTGGATCCCTAAATTATGGACATAACAATCCAATACTCAAAAAAGAGATTATTGACTATTTGAATGAGGATGGAATAACACATAGTCTGGATCTTGCAACAAAATCAAAAGAAGAATTTCTAGATTCCTTTTCAAAAATTATTCTGGCTCCAAGAAATCTAAATTACAAAGTACAGTTTACTGGGCCTACTGGAACCAATGCAGTTGAAGCTGCATTAAAGATTGCAAGAAAGGTAACTGGAAGAACAAACATAATCTCATTTACAAACGGTTTTCATGGTGTTACGTTAGGTTCAGTTGCTGCCACAGGAAACAGTCATCATAGAGGCGGTGCAGGAACATCGCTAAATGATGTGACTTTTATGCCCTATGACGGTTATATGGGTAAAAAAACAAACACAATTGATTATCTAAGACGTGTTCTTGAGGACAATAGTAGTGGCGTTGATCTTCCTGCAGCTGTTATTTTAGAAACAGTTCAAGGTGAAGGAGGTATTAATATTGCTAGTGATAAATGGCTAAAATCATTACAAGACCTTTGCCATGAGTTTGGAATTTTAATAATTATAGATGATATCCAAGTTGGATGTGGCCGAACGGGTACATTTTTCAGCTTTGAAAATGCAGGACTGGAGCCTGACATGGTGGTATTGTCTAAATCTCTGAGTGGTTTTGGATTGCCTTTCTCTCTGCTTTTGCTAAAACCGAATCTTGACAAATGGAAACCTGGTGAGCATAATGGAACCTTTAGAGGAAATAACATGGCTTTTCTTACAGCCAAGACTGCAATTGATTACTTTTGGACAACTCAAGAGTTAGAGGCAGGAATTGCCCTAAAATCAAATATCCTAAAAGATAGGCTGGAAAATATTGCCAAGGAATACATTTCCTCTGAGGTTGAAGTGCGTGGAAAAGGCATGGTTTATGGAATTGATTGTATTTTAGAGGATTTGGCAGGTGCAATAAAACAAAAATGTTTTGAAAATGGATTGATTCTTGAGACATGCGGCTCTGATGACCAAGTTGTAAAACTCCTTCCTGCACTTACAATTACAGAAAATGAATTGCAGGAAGGACTGGATCTCTTAGAGAAAAGTGTCAAACAGGTAATGAACCAGTCTGACTTTCAGAAAAAACTAGAAAATGAGATTGTTGAAAAATGA
- the ectA gene encoding diaminobutyrate acetyltransferase — translation MSSITFREPLVTDADSIWKLVKSNKPLDENSKYLYVLLCDQFSDTCVVAESDSKIIGFLSGFISPKKPDTLFVWQAAVDDKFRNKGIAKELVFKALSQTEPHIRFVEATVTPSNKASLKFLQNFASQLDANFTKSPLFSTEILGDGHEPEDLVRIGPIQKNLLEVTA, via the coding sequence ATGTCTTCAATCACGTTTAGAGAACCATTAGTTACTGATGCTGATTCAATATGGAAACTGGTAAAATCCAACAAACCTCTTGATGAGAACTCAAAATACCTCTATGTTCTATTGTGTGATCAGTTTTCAGATACATGCGTAGTGGCAGAGTCTGATTCTAAAATCATTGGATTTCTTTCAGGATTTATCTCTCCAAAAAAACCAGATACACTCTTTGTTTGGCAGGCCGCAGTTGATGACAAGTTTAGAAATAAAGGGATTGCAAAGGAGCTTGTCTTTAAGGCCTTGTCCCAGACAGAACCTCATATTAGATTTGTAGAGGCTACTGTCACTCCTTCTAACAAGGCATCATTGAAATTTTTACAAAATTTTGCATCTCAACTCGATGCCAACTTTACAAAATCTCCTTTATTCTCAACTGAGATTTTAGGTGATGGACATGAACCTGAGGATCTAGTTAGGATTGGTCCTATTCAAAAAAATCTCTTGGAGGTTACAGCATGA
- a CDS encoding mechanosensitive ion channel domain-containing protein, whose amino-acid sequence MEANIIYAIISILITASIFIIIKIVEFTKFRTLLGSGKATGVIFIIIAIAEVMYLAVTLKMLSPAIEVVTSLSAILLFFTFVYLNKLQNAISGMSIALGRRINVGSDIEFEGKHGKIIQIGLTKTMVELNDSRVMLIPNKKFDEEVSIISNSKIQKVST is encoded by the coding sequence ATGGAAGCAAACATAATTTATGCGATAATTTCAATTCTCATCACAGCATCAATTTTCATCATAATCAAAATAGTAGAATTCACAAAATTCAGAACGTTGTTAGGCTCAGGAAAAGCAACAGGAGTAATTTTCATAATAATTGCAATAGCTGAAGTAATGTACCTCGCAGTAACATTGAAAATGCTTTCACCTGCAATTGAGGTAGTTACATCACTTAGTGCCATCTTGTTATTCTTTACATTCGTTTATCTAAACAAACTGCAAAATGCAATATCAGGAATGAGTATTGCACTAGGTAGAAGAATTAACGTGGGAAGTGATATAGAATTTGAAGGAAAGCACGGAAAAATAATTCAAATAGGACTTACAAAGACAATGGTGGAGTTAAATGATTCAAGAGTAATGTTAATTCCAAACAAAAAATTTGATGAAGAGGTTTCAATAATTAGCAATTCAAAAATTCAGAAAGTATCAACATAA
- a CDS encoding universal stress protein yields the protein MKQDIKQILLPYDGTKSSERAFRYALQLAKVHQAKLLTLTCIKDQAAFGFFKLESDKRKMEKQKKNAEKRIENLKKEAEKLEVPIKSKIVKCDVISKGIVDYAKKQDVDIITMSKTKHGTAAEKMYSESTVDKVFDNAPCTFVHVK from the coding sequence GTGAAACAGGACATTAAACAAATTTTATTGCCATATGATGGAACTAAAAGTAGTGAAAGAGCGTTTAGATATGCACTACAACTAGCAAAAGTGCATCAAGCAAAATTACTTACTCTTACATGCATAAAAGATCAGGCAGCATTTGGATTTTTTAAACTAGAATCAGATAAAAGAAAAATGGAAAAACAGAAAAAAAATGCAGAAAAAAGAATCGAAAATTTGAAAAAAGAAGCAGAAAAACTTGAAGTTCCAATAAAATCAAAAATTGTAAAGTGTGATGTTATTTCAAAAGGAATTGTAGATTATGCAAAAAAGCAAGATGTGGACATTATAACTATGAGTAAAACCAAGCATGGGACAGCAGCAGAAAAAATGTATAGCGAAAGCACCGTCGACAAAGTTTTTGATAACGCACCATGTACGTTTGTGCATGTCAAATGA
- a CDS encoding transcription initiation factor IIB family protein has product MNQILHKCNENKVVLITDEITGEIFCSSCGEVLRDKIEDRANESRIYTKEQYFSKSRTGTPSKISMFDMGNSSIINKQNIDSTGRFIPSKNKSHFSRLRLWDSRSKKNYKERNLVEAFTILDSITTKLNIPENTKEQSAYIYRKALEKKIIRGNSINSMLSASIYVSCKQSGIPRSIDEVAKAANLKRKTLSRTIRRIIQKLELDTTSTKLNYISKIANAVELSEKTARLSNRIFEDAKKEKIHVGKNPIGMSVASVYISALGCGENVSMAKLSKKNNISTVTIRKLVKLLRPFAAKYIETIEITK; this is encoded by the coding sequence ATGAATCAAATTTTACACAAATGTAATGAAAACAAAGTTGTTTTGATTACAGATGAGATCACAGGGGAGATTTTTTGTAGTTCTTGTGGTGAAGTTCTAAGAGACAAAATAGAAGATAGAGCAAACGAATCAAGAATATACACAAAAGAGCAGTATTTTAGTAAATCAAGAACAGGCACACCATCAAAAATTTCAATGTTTGACATGGGAAATTCATCGATAATTAACAAGCAAAACATAGATTCGACAGGCAGATTTATCCCATCAAAAAACAAGTCACATTTTTCGCGTTTGCGTTTATGGGATTCTAGAAGTAAGAAAAATTACAAGGAGAGGAACCTAGTCGAGGCATTCACAATTCTAGATTCAATTACAACCAAACTAAACATTCCTGAAAATACAAAAGAACAATCAGCGTACATTTACAGGAAGGCATTAGAAAAAAAAATCATTCGTGGAAATTCAATCAATTCTATGTTGTCAGCTTCAATCTATGTTTCTTGTAAGCAATCAGGAATACCAAGAAGTATTGACGAAGTTGCAAAGGCAGCAAATCTCAAGAGAAAGACTCTTTCACGAACCATCAGGCGCATAATCCAGAAATTGGAGTTAGATACAACATCAACAAAATTAAACTATATTTCCAAAATAGCAAATGCAGTAGAACTAAGTGAAAAAACTGCAAGGTTGTCAAACAGAATATTTGAAGACGCAAAAAAAGAAAAAATACATGTTGGAAAAAATCCCATTGGAATGTCTGTGGCTTCAGTTTACATTTCAGCATTAGGATGTGGCGAAAATGTTTCAATGGCCAAACTGTCAAAGAAGAACAACATTAGCACTGTAACAATCAGAAAACTTGTAAAATTGTTAAGACCATTTGCTGCAAAATACATTGAAACTATAGAGATCACAAAATAA
- a CDS encoding DMT family transporter: MSNNLESKHRTYLKQKFTVLSKFRNKTVGAGFIFAIFAAAFSALPNVLPKSILIEHSVDDTIIPNPMMLVFVIYVANSLLFAPFRKSSRKTDKKTGKTTFVLLILLGLAEASGTLSYTVGLEETTATNASILVNSETVFAILLGVMIFREKIGRQEMFPLFLIVIGSILIPVTTDIYNNDWQLSDFMMGDFLIALSGFFYCLDTFIAKKLDDSIKTRHLVHVMSCTGAVMTLGLMLLFQIPFDISLEEFSLMSVVGFLGIGITMVFFVMALRLIGAVRTVLIYSTTTVFSIVYSVLVLSESITILNIVSAGSVMFGLFVLRNRISAD; this comes from the coding sequence TTGTCTAATAATCTTGAATCCAAACATCGGACTTATTTAAAACAGAAATTTACCGTATTATCAAAATTTAGAAATAAAACTGTAGGGGCTGGATTTATTTTTGCAATATTTGCAGCAGCATTTTCTGCTTTACCTAACGTACTTCCAAAATCAATTTTGATTGAACATTCGGTTGATGATACAATAATACCAAATCCTATGATGCTGGTATTTGTAATCTATGTTGCAAACAGCTTGCTTTTTGCCCCTTTTAGAAAATCTTCGAGAAAAACTGACAAGAAAACCGGAAAAACTACTTTTGTTTTATTGATATTGCTGGGACTAGCTGAAGCTTCAGGTACCCTCAGTTACACAGTGGGACTTGAGGAGACAACTGCAACTAATGCATCAATTCTTGTAAACTCTGAAACCGTCTTTGCAATATTGCTCGGAGTTATGATTTTTCGTGAAAAAATCGGAAGACAAGAGATGTTCCCCCTTTTTCTAATTGTAATTGGTTCTATCCTGATTCCTGTTACAACTGATATCTACAATAATGATTGGCAGTTGTCTGATTTTATGATGGGTGATTTTCTAATTGCTCTCTCGGGATTTTTTTATTGTCTTGATACTTTTATTGCAAAAAAACTTGATGATTCCATAAAGACTCGACATCTTGTCCATGTGATGTCTTGTACAGGAGCAGTAATGACATTGGGATTGATGCTGTTATTCCAAATCCCGTTTGATATTTCACTTGAAGAGTTTTCATTAATGTCTGTTGTTGGATTTTTAGGTATTGGTATAACTATGGTGTTTTTTGTTATGGCCTTGAGGTTGATTGGTGCTGTAAGAACTGTTTTGATATATTCTACAACAACTGTCTTTAGTATTGTTTATTCTGTATTGGTCTTGTCTGAAAGCATAACAATTTTGAATATTGTATCTGCTGGAAGTGTTATGTTTGGACTCTTTGTACTTAGAAATAGAATCAGTGCAGATTGA
- a CDS encoding HEAT repeat domain-containing protein — protein MSTVNIPDEFDKTIKKLPLEERFRKLEEIFKTSKDESERWDAVWLGGEIPVEVNLQGPLFEKMTDLFAWVLKNDPNDVVRHEVCYQIAARNMRRIIPELAHAANYDPSPLVRHEATECLMIIRATDQISAIERSLKDENESVRNTAELVLKRMKRYKSQFDAKSEWVSI, from the coding sequence ATGAGTACGGTAAATATTCCAGACGAGTTTGACAAGACGATAAAAAAGCTACCACTAGAAGAGAGATTCAGGAAACTTGAAGAGATTTTCAAGACGTCAAAGGATGAATCTGAAAGATGGGATGCAGTTTGGCTAGGAGGGGAAATTCCTGTCGAAGTTAACCTACAGGGACCATTGTTTGAAAAAATGACCGATTTGTTTGCATGGGTTTTAAAAAACGATCCAAATGATGTTGTGCGTCACGAAGTATGCTATCAAATTGCAGCTAGAAACATGAGGAGGATAATCCCAGAGTTAGCGCATGCTGCAAATTATGATCCAAGTCCCCTTGTGCGCCATGAGGCAACAGAGTGTTTGATGATCATCAGGGCAACTGATCAAATATCAGCAATCGAGAGATCCCTTAAAGATGAAAACGAAAGTGTCAGAAATACAGCTGAGCTTGTCCTAAAAAGAATGAAGAGATACAAATCACAGTTTGATGCAAAATCTGAATGGGTTTCAATCTAG
- a CDS encoding histidine kinase, with product MGEPDVVPEILSNPLNLYVIIAILVAGAAIFTSMQFLSEDDVGIFAFSLSVVFAGGAAVVAFFVSKQYQTGVLAKAYLFLGLGFTSYVTAELLYYSFELVFNIEPYPSIADVFFFALYPLVLGHLLLNIRFFNSGFSKTQKLWIPAIPVFAIVVYVTMSLGVPDAEANFDFYYGLIFVSGASVTLSFTIVGALTFRQGTLGTVWLLLVIGLMINAAGDVWYYHLEIFGEYSDAHPVTTVWFVANMFVIYALCKHIKTI from the coding sequence ATGGGCGAACCTGATGTAGTTCCTGAAATTCTTTCAAACCCGCTTAATCTCTATGTAATAATAGCAATTTTGGTGGCAGGTGCTGCGATATTTACATCAATGCAATTTTTGTCTGAGGATGATGTTGGAATCTTTGCATTCTCACTTTCTGTGGTTTTTGCTGGAGGTGCAGCAGTTGTTGCATTTTTTGTATCTAAACAGTATCAAACAGGCGTGCTGGCAAAAGCCTACTTGTTTCTGGGCTTAGGATTTACCTCTTATGTAACAGCTGAGTTGTTGTATTATTCATTTGAATTGGTTTTCAATATAGAACCATACCCTTCAATTGCCGATGTTTTCTTTTTTGCTTTATACCCTTTAGTTTTAGGACATTTGTTGCTAAACATCCGCTTCTTTAATTCGGGATTTTCAAAAACACAAAAACTTTGGATTCCTGCAATTCCTGTTTTTGCAATTGTAGTCTATGTTACAATGTCTCTTGGTGTTCCAGATGCTGAGGCAAATTTTGACTTTTACTATGGACTGATTTTTGTTAGTGGTGCATCAGTTACCTTGTCTTTTACTATTGTTGGCGCATTGACATTTCGCCAAGGAACGTTGGGTACTGTGTGGTTGCTTTTGGTGATTGGTCTGATGATAAACGCTGCAGGAGATGTATGGTACTATCACCTGGAGATATTTGGAGAATATTCTGATGCACATCCTGTAACCACAGTATGGTTTGTAGCAAACATGTTTGTCATCTATGCACTATGTAAGCACATAAAGACAATCTAG
- a CDS encoding response regulator, giving the protein MMMQGTAIVIDDDPDIADVFSELLSLQGIEILGIGYNGVDAINLFSQKSPSIVFMDVHMPKLNGIEALKRIKKESPESTVVMVTGDLSSDLVTTLEDIGANTIIHKPFNMDKILNVLREIQKSNKMVTQI; this is encoded by the coding sequence ATGATGATGCAGGGAACTGCAATTGTGATAGACGATGATCCAGATATTGCAGATGTATTTTCAGAATTGCTTAGTTTACAGGGAATAGAAATACTCGGAATAGGATACAACGGAGTAGACGCAATTAACCTGTTTTCTCAAAAATCACCATCTATTGTTTTCATGGATGTACACATGCCAAAACTTAACGGGATTGAAGCACTTAAAAGAATCAAAAAAGAATCACCAGAATCCACAGTAGTCATGGTTACAGGAGATCTTTCATCAGACTTGGTGACCACTTTAGAAGATATCGGGGCAAATACAATTATTCACAAGCCATTTAACATGGACAAAATTCTAAACGTGTTAAGAGAGATTCAAAAATCAAACAAGATGGTCACTCAAATATAA
- a CDS encoding RNA-guided pseudouridylation complex pseudouridine synthase subunit Cbf5, whose amino-acid sequence MTLKQLENLIEIDQDITDDAYGTYYDKRTLEQLLNYGIILLDKPPGPTSHETVAWAKRILKIPKIGHSGTLDPQVSGVLPLGLGEATKALGVLLYGPKEYHALGRIHSLPSKEKLKEVLDMFVGEIYQKPPQRSAVVRKTRTRTIYELEVLEQKERLLLMRVLCEAGTYIRKLYYDIGEILGPGGTMIELRRTRVDQFRETDGLVTMHELADAYAQWEEKKDDSKLMTMIKPVEVALSELKSVVIRDSAVDALCHGAQLAIPGILKISPNLKKGDIVAIYTQKGEAVALAESQMYEEEIKEATKGYAFETRRIIMAPNTYPKKWRTKPTQKE is encoded by the coding sequence TGGCACATACTATGACAAAAGAACATTAGAACAGCTTCTGAACTATGGAATCATCCTTCTTGACAAACCTCCGGGCCCTACTAGTCATGAAACGGTTGCTTGGGCAAAACGAATTTTGAAAATTCCAAAGATTGGTCACAGCGGAACACTTGATCCTCAGGTGTCTGGAGTATTGCCGCTCGGATTAGGCGAGGCAACAAAAGCCTTAGGCGTCTTACTGTATGGTCCAAAGGAATATCATGCACTTGGCAGAATCCATTCTCTTCCATCAAAAGAAAAACTCAAAGAAGTTTTAGACATGTTTGTTGGAGAAATATATCAAAAACCACCACAACGTTCTGCTGTTGTTAGAAAAACAAGAACAAGAACTATCTATGAACTAGAAGTATTAGAGCAAAAAGAGAGACTGCTCCTGATGAGAGTTTTGTGTGAGGCAGGAACGTACATTCGAAAATTATACTACGACATTGGTGAAATTTTAGGCCCGGGAGGCACAATGATTGAGCTGAGGAGAACTAGGGTTGATCAATTCCGAGAGACTGATGGACTCGTTACGATGCATGAGCTTGCAGATGCATATGCTCAGTGGGAAGAGAAAAAAGACGACTCTAAACTAATGACGATGATAAAACCAGTTGAGGTTGCACTAAGCGAATTAAAATCAGTTGTAATTCGAGATTCTGCCGTTGATGCATTGTGTCATGGTGCACAGCTTGCAATACCTGGAATCTTGAAAATTTCCCCTAATTTGAAAAAAGGTGACATTGTTGCAATCTATACTCAAAAAGGAGAGGCAGTTGCACTAGCTGAATCTCAAATGTATGAAGAAGAAATCAAAGAGGCAACAAAAGGCTATGCATTTGAGACTAGACGAATAATCATGGCTCCCAACACATATCCAAAAAAATGGAGAACAAAACCTACCCAAAAAGAATAA